One part of the Bacillus sp. FJAT-45350 genome encodes these proteins:
- a CDS encoding host-nuclease inhibitor Gam family protein, which produces MNPLQQAEMQEIEAIDFTDQEQASEIKERFKIESLDQLNWAFRKISAIEAQKKEIQKLAQAEMERITAWEESELKGIQGSMDFFTFLIHEYHQKQLEENPKQKTIATPYGKSKARSSKEAPEASDKHKLLEHIKSAGLTEYIKEEANWGDFKKELQIIERDGVKVIVDENGQEVPGVKVKPETISFKVEVE; this is translated from the coding sequence ATGAACCCACTTCAACAAGCAGAAATGCAGGAGATTGAAGCAATCGATTTTACTGACCAGGAACAAGCGAGCGAGATAAAGGAACGATTTAAAATCGAAAGCTTAGATCAGTTAAATTGGGCGTTCCGTAAGATATCAGCAATTGAAGCTCAGAAGAAAGAAATTCAAAAGTTAGCACAAGCAGAGATGGAGCGTATAACTGCTTGGGAGGAATCGGAGTTAAAAGGTATTCAAGGTAGCATGGATTTTTTTACATTTCTAATTCATGAGTATCACCAAAAGCAACTAGAAGAGAATCCAAAACAAAAAACCATTGCTACGCCATACGGGAAGTCAAAGGCAAGGTCATCTAAAGAAGCACCAGAAGCTAGTGACAAACATAAGCTACTTGAACATATCAAATCTGCTGGGTTAACAGAATACATCAAAGAAGAAGCCAATTGGGGCGACTTTAAGAAAGAACTACAAATTATAGAACGTGATGGAGTAAAAGTTATCGTGGATGAGAACGGTCAAGAGGTACCAGGAGTGAAGGTAAAGCCGGAAACCATTTCATTTAAAGTGGAGGTGGAGTAA
- a CDS encoding helix-turn-helix domain-containing protein, whose protein sequence is MEFGGVLKAMRKKAGYSQEELAYELNTTQSTVSKLERNQKIPDIYTVKQWAETTCAKDMIIAFFCNVDVATVAQGLMHILGGFVVWQMVMSFTF, encoded by the coding sequence TTGGAATTCGGTGGCGTTTTAAAAGCTATGAGGAAAAAGGCGGGGTATAGCCAAGAGGAACTTGCTTACGAGTTAAATACAACTCAGAGCACAGTTAGTAAATTAGAAAGAAATCAGAAGATACCGGATATATATACTGTCAAGCAATGGGCAGAGACAACATGTGCTAAAGATATGATTATTGCCTTCTTTTGTAACGTGGATGTAGCAACTGTTGCACAAGGACTTATGCATATTTTAGGAGGGTTTGTAGTATGGCAAATGGTAATGAGTTTTACGTTCTAA
- a CDS encoding helix-turn-helix transcriptional regulator, with product MPALKKRRKKKVKTPCHEFANVKGARRERLIFERKKRKLKQSELGKLVGFSTAYISALENGRIKPSFEVALALEEEFHLPFEILFPDL from the coding sequence ATGCCTGCACTTAAGAAAAGGCGAAAAAAGAAAGTAAAAACTCCGTGTCACGAATTTGCCAATGTTAAAGGTGCAAGACGTGAACGATTAATCTTTGAGCGAAAAAAAAGGAAATTGAAGCAAAGCGAACTAGGAAAACTAGTAGGCTTCTCTACAGCGTATATCTCAGCCTTAGAAAACGGGCGAATCAAACCAAGTTTCGAAGTAGCTCTAGCATTAGAGGAAGAATTTCACCTTCCTTTTGAAATTCTATTCCCTGATTTATAA
- a CDS encoding transcriptional regulator, whose translation MYLNKEKTRKLMKKMSGGNYREFARQLGVDVAQLHRVMNTDSNAGPKFLGKFMIYCNHHQINFNDYIFLDKPLHANNKKPKTPA comes from the coding sequence TTGTACCTAAATAAAGAAAAAACTAGAAAGCTAATGAAAAAAATGTCTGGAGGAAACTATAGAGAATTTGCCCGTCAGTTAGGTGTTGATGTAGCCCAACTTCATAGAGTAATGAACACAGATAGTAATGCCGGTCCGAAGTTCTTAGGCAAGTTTATGATTTACTGTAACCACCACCAAATCAATTTTAATGATTATATTTTTTTAGACAAACCGTTACATGCAAACAACAAAAAACCTAAAACACCAGCCTAA
- a CDS encoding ImmA/IrrE family metallo-endopeptidase, translating into MKMKNFMLEHPLYDNAYKLAKQVHSNFNFNAPYQIDIEYICSRYGMSIKELPPSEVSTGLSIASKNNRKGTIFINRELVGKRRKEILAEEFCHIYSQHTNQLSADSGYIDKLEEYARRMSAHLLIPDCMLSNVEVYEGGEDYIIVSEIADHFDVTEEFAHYRLTLEFQRGLLFSLSPEFTLLPIKLLYKERIEELDAMPINHDKYEELEHVFIKY; encoded by the coding sequence ATGAAGATGAAAAATTTTATGCTTGAACATCCACTTTATGACAATGCATATAAATTAGCAAAGCAAGTACACTCTAACTTTAATTTCAACGCTCCTTATCAAATTGATATTGAATACATATGTAGTAGATACGGTATGAGTATTAAAGAACTTCCCCCGTCAGAAGTCTCCACAGGCTTATCTATAGCCTCTAAAAATAATCGAAAGGGAACAATTTTCATTAATAGAGAACTAGTTGGAAAACGCCGTAAGGAAATTCTCGCTGAAGAGTTTTGCCATATATACTCTCAGCATACTAATCAATTGTCAGCCGATAGTGGTTATATAGATAAGTTAGAAGAGTATGCAAGGCGTATGTCAGCTCATCTATTAATACCTGACTGCATGCTTTCAAATGTTGAAGTATATGAAGGTGGAGAGGATTATATCATTGTTTCCGAAATAGCCGACCACTTTGATGTTACTGAAGAATTTGCTCATTATAGGCTTACACTCGAGTTTCAACGCGGACTATTATTTAGCCTATCTCCAGAATTTACGCTATTGCCTATTAAACTACTTTATAAAGAGCGTATCGAAGAATTAGATGCTATGCCTATAAATCATGATAAGTATGAAGAACTTGAACATGTATTTATAAAGTATTAA
- a CDS encoding tyrosine-type recombinase/integrase produces the protein MYCKKVKTKSGESRWECVADGPRDPATGKRKQITRRAKTQKEAKKRVEDALRSLEDYQIDEQLGKKILFEEVARVWLETYSLTGVKRSTIRIREKEIKILNRYIAKIPISLVTPAKYQKLINEIAPQYARTTVQGVNTTAVMIFKHAIKDKLIKDNPANDVVIPKKRKTVEEIENDSIEEKYLESFELEEFLQAVRAHGLDLDLERFYLLAFSGMRSGELCALKWTDLNFNTNEIRITKTLYNENNNMKTYELTPPKTEGSIRTIEIEKEIIDLLHSHYKRQTKMNMKYRHEIEEYHDSNFIFCRTNGYPFIQKTIIQRMQRLLERTSIEKHATPHIFRHTHISMLTEAGVDLPTIMERVGHEDIKTTMKIYTHVTNKMKKDASDKVRTLYQNALSDINLKIM, from the coding sequence ATGTATTGCAAGAAAGTAAAAACCAAAAGCGGTGAGTCGCGTTGGGAATGTGTTGCCGATGGTCCTCGTGACCCAGCTACCGGGAAACGAAAACAAATTACAAGACGTGCTAAAACACAAAAAGAAGCTAAGAAGCGCGTTGAAGATGCTCTTCGTTCTCTAGAAGATTACCAAATTGATGAGCAGTTAGGAAAAAAGATTCTCTTTGAAGAAGTTGCAAGAGTGTGGCTAGAAACGTACTCCTTAACAGGCGTGAAACGTAGTACCATTCGTATACGCGAGAAAGAAATTAAAATATTAAACCGTTACATCGCTAAAATACCAATCAGTTTAGTTACACCAGCTAAATATCAAAAACTTATCAACGAGATAGCTCCTCAGTATGCAAGAACGACTGTACAAGGCGTAAACACTACTGCTGTTATGATATTCAAGCATGCTATAAAAGATAAGCTAATTAAGGATAATCCTGCAAATGATGTTGTAATCCCTAAAAAGAGAAAGACAGTAGAAGAAATCGAAAATGATAGTATTGAAGAAAAGTACTTAGAGAGCTTTGAATTAGAAGAATTCTTACAAGCAGTTCGTGCGCATGGTCTTGACCTGGACCTTGAACGTTTTTACCTTCTCGCGTTCTCAGGAATGCGTTCCGGTGAATTATGCGCATTGAAATGGACCGACCTTAACTTTAACACAAATGAAATTAGAATTACTAAAACCCTTTATAACGAAAATAACAATATGAAGACATACGAGCTTACTCCACCAAAAACAGAAGGCTCTATTCGTACAATTGAAATTGAAAAAGAAATTATCGACCTACTCCACTCTCATTACAAAAGACAAACAAAGATGAATATGAAATACCGTCATGAGATTGAAGAATATCATGACAGCAACTTTATCTTTTGTCGGACAAATGGTTATCCTTTTATTCAAAAGACGATCATTCAAAGAATGCAACGTCTCCTAGAAAGGACCAGCATTGAAAAACATGCTACTCCTCATATCTTTCGTCATACACATATTAGTATGCTCACAGAGGCTGGAGTTGACCTTCCTACCATCATGGAACGAGTTGGACATGAGGATATTAAGACAACGATGAAGATTTACACACATGTAACAAATAAAATGAAAAAGGACGCTTCTGATAAAGTGAGAACTTTATACCAAAACGCCCTTTCAGATATAAATTTAAAAATTATGTGA
- the groL gene encoding chaperonin GroEL (60 kDa chaperone family; promotes refolding of misfolded polypeptides especially under stressful conditions; forms two stacked rings of heptamers to form a barrel-shaped 14mer; ends can be capped by GroES; misfolded proteins enter the barrel where they are refolded when GroES binds), which yields MAKDIKFSEEARRSMLRGVDALADAVKVTLGPKGRNVVLEKKFGSPLITNDGVTIAKEIELEDAFENMGAKLVAEVASKTNDIAGDGTTTATVLAQAMIREGLKNVTSGANPMVIRKGIEKATKAAVAELANISKPIEGKESIAQVASISSADEEVGRIIAEAMERVGNDGVITIEESKGFSTELEVVEGMQFDRGYASPYMVTDSDKMEAVLDNPYILITDKKIGSIQEVLPVLEQVVQQGKPILIIAEDVEGEALATLVVNKLRGTFNAVAVKAPGFGDRRKAMLEDIAILTGGEVITEDLGLDLKSADITQLGRASKVVVTKENTTIVEGVGESDKIAARVNQIKAQVEETTSEFDREKLQERLAKLSGGVAVLKVGAATETEMKERKLRIEDALNSTRAAVEEGIVAGGGTALINVIKAVQAVQADGDEATGVNIVLRALEEPVRQIAHNAGLEGSVIVERLKGEEVGRGFNAATGEWVNMVETGIVDPTKVTRSALQHAASVSAMFLTTEAVIADKPEEGGGGMPDMGGMGGMGGMGGMM from the coding sequence ATGGCTAAAGATATTAAATTTAGTGAAGAAGCTCGTCGTTCAATGCTACGTGGTGTAGACGCGTTAGCTGATGCAGTTAAAGTAACATTAGGACCAAAAGGACGTAATGTTGTATTAGAAAAGAAATTCGGTTCTCCGTTAATTACTAATGACGGTGTAACAATTGCAAAAGAAATCGAATTAGAAGATGCATTCGAAAACATGGGTGCTAAATTAGTAGCAGAAGTTGCTAGCAAAACTAATGATATTGCTGGGGACGGAACAACTACTGCAACGGTTCTAGCTCAAGCGATGATTCGTGAAGGCTTAAAGAACGTTACTTCTGGTGCAAACCCTATGGTTATTCGCAAAGGTATCGAAAAGGCAACTAAAGCAGCTGTTGCTGAGTTAGCAAACATTTCTAAGCCAATTGAAGGTAAAGAGTCAATCGCACAGGTTGCTTCAATTTCTTCTGCAGACGAAGAAGTAGGTAGAATCATTGCTGAAGCGATGGAACGCGTTGGAAACGATGGCGTTATTACTATCGAAGAATCAAAAGGATTCTCAACTGAGTTAGAAGTTGTAGAAGGTATGCAATTCGACCGTGGATATGCATCTCCATACATGGTAACTGACTCTGATAAGATGGAAGCAGTTCTAGATAACCCTTACATCCTTATCACTGACAAGAAAATCGGAAGCATCCAAGAAGTATTACCTGTTCTTGAGCAAGTAGTACAACAAGGTAAGCCGATCTTAATCATTGCTGAAGATGTTGAAGGTGAAGCACTAGCAACATTAGTAGTGAACAAACTTCGTGGTACATTTAATGCAGTTGCTGTTAAAGCTCCTGGATTCGGTGACCGTCGTAAAGCAATGTTAGAAGATATCGCTATCTTAACTGGTGGTGAAGTTATCACTGAAGATTTAGGTCTTGACCTTAAGTCAGCTGATATCACTCAATTAGGACGCGCTTCTAAAGTTGTTGTTACAAAAGAAAACACAACAATCGTTGAAGGTGTTGGTGAGTCTGATAAAATCGCAGCTCGCGTTAACCAAATCAAAGCTCAAGTTGAAGAAACAACTTCTGAGTTCGATAGAGAAAAATTACAAGAACGTCTTGCAAAATTATCTGGTGGTGTAGCAGTTCTTAAAGTTGGTGCTGCAACTGAAACAGAAATGAAAGAACGTAAGCTACGTATTGAAGATGCTCTTAACTCAACTCGTGCAGCAGTTGAAGAAGGTATCGTAGCTGGTGGTGGTACTGCTCTAATTAACGTAATCAAAGCAGTTCAAGCAGTTCAAGCTGACGGAGACGAAGCTACTGGTGTGAACATCGTTCTTCGCGCTCTTGAAGAGCCAGTACGTCAAATCGCACACAATGCAGGTCTTGAAGGATCAGTTATTGTTGAGCGCTTAAAAGGCGAAGAAGTAGGTCGTGGATTCAACGCGGCAACTGGCGAGTGGGTAAACATGGTTGAAACTGGTATCGTTGACCCAACTAAAGTTACTCGTTCAGCTCTTCAACACGCAGCAAGCGTATCTGCTATGTTCTTAACAACAGAAGCTGTAATCGCTGATAAGCCTGAAGAAGGCGGCGGCGGCATGCCTGATATGGGCGGCATGGGCGGCATGGGTGGAATGGGCGGCATGATGTAA
- the groES gene encoding co-chaperone GroES, whose product MLKPLGDRIVIELVETEEKTASGIVLPDSAKEKPQEGKVVAVGTGRVTENGERVALEVNDGDTVIFSKYAGTEVKFEGKEYLILRETDVLAIIG is encoded by the coding sequence ATGTTAAAACCATTAGGTGATCGTATTGTAATTGAGTTAGTTGAGACTGAAGAAAAAACAGCAAGTGGGATTGTTCTTCCTGATTCTGCGAAAGAAAAGCCTCAAGAAGGTAAAGTTGTTGCAGTTGGAACTGGCCGTGTAACAGAAAATGGTGAGCGTGTAGCTCTTGAAGTGAATGATGGTGATACTGTAATCTTCTCGAAATATGCTGGAACAGAAGTCAAGTTCGAAGGTAAAGAATATTTAATTCTGCGCGAAACTGATGTACTAGCAATCATCGGTTAA
- a CDS encoding CPBP family intramembrane glutamic endopeptidase, which produces MTKRYWWILVVYILTQFSALLGIPLLHSLGVPLEQIPGLWLSISFTIGLIIILILLKPDIVNRRENRSRVSRSQAAFWAIIGIFMAFTAQYVAIAIEMYVLGIEPGSENTEQIVQYAKATPMFIFVLAVIGPILEEIVFRLIIFGALYKRYNFWIAASISSLIFAAVHWDFTHIIIYAAVGFTFAYLYVKTQRIIVPIIAHVAVNTFVAMVNVVFGERLEELQKQLEQIQGFIGGFLL; this is translated from the coding sequence TTGACAAAACGATATTGGTGGATACTAGTTGTTTATATTCTCACACAATTTTCTGCATTGTTGGGCATACCTCTTCTACATTCCTTAGGTGTACCATTAGAACAGATTCCTGGTTTATGGCTAAGCATTAGTTTTACAATTGGACTTATTATTATTTTAATATTACTGAAGCCTGATATTGTAAATCGTCGTGAAAACCGTAGCAGAGTAAGTAGATCACAAGCAGCCTTCTGGGCAATTATCGGTATTTTTATGGCATTTACTGCACAGTACGTTGCAATTGCAATTGAAATGTACGTACTAGGGATTGAACCCGGGTCAGAGAACACTGAACAAATCGTCCAATATGCTAAAGCTACTCCGATGTTCATCTTTGTCCTTGCGGTAATTGGTCCAATTCTTGAAGAAATTGTGTTCCGTCTTATTATTTTTGGGGCACTCTATAAACGATATAATTTCTGGATTGCAGCTTCAATTAGTTCTTTAATATTTGCTGCTGTTCATTGGGATTTTACTCATATCATAATCTATGCTGCAGTCGGCTTTACATTTGCTTACCTATATGTAAAAACACAACGAATTATTGTACCTATCATTGCTCACGTAGCAGTAAATACATTTGTCGCTATGGTTAACGTTGTATTTGGGGAACGACTCGAAGAACTTCAAAAGCAACTTGAGCAAATACAAGGATTTATCGGAGGATTTCTACTATGA
- a CDS encoding YdiK family protein: MRTSPTFMGVTYILIGIMFVYLAIQNVRVASWNLWTFLFIALAAIDIMVGVRFFRMRKAINEKKNK; encoded by the coding sequence ATGAGAACATCACCTACCTTTATGGGTGTCACGTATATTTTGATTGGAATCATGTTCGTCTATTTAGCGATTCAAAATGTCCGAGTAGCTTCTTGGAACTTATGGACATTTCTGTTTATCGCACTTGCTGCCATTGATATTATGGTCGGGGTTCGCTTTTTCAGAATGCGAAAAGCAATTAACGAAAAGAAAAATAAGTAA
- a CDS encoding MDR family MFS transporter, translating to MKRVPDKWMVVLAVLIGSFTMILNNSMLNPAVPQLMKVFGSDAVSTGWVITIFMVTMGMIMPVTGYLGDKFGKKRVYLFGLSLFVLGSVLGSFSWNLSSLIFFRGVQGLGGGIMMPLSMALIFQTFPRKERGLATGIWGVAAMMAPTIGPTLGGFIIEKGSWYYLFWCNVPFGLLGLLIAFIYVKETEVNKDIRFDKYGFITVTIGVGLILFALARVSMLEHLVKPLNLTIIILGLISLFIFFKIEKTQKYPLLDLSIFRISAYTYSVLIAGITSIGLFSGIFLIPFLVQNVYGYDAIMTGLVFLPSALLMGIAMTIGGRILDQYGARWVVTTGLFVSAVGTFALSFLTMETSLVFIFIIMALRGLGMGLSSMPATTAGMNAIPESIVSRGAAMNNVLRQMSSALGIVFISIYYEVRRTTLFATDLSVEAANLQAINEGFLLVAILTAIAVPAGYLLGKKEKEPVETTKTA from the coding sequence ATGAAAAGAGTTCCAGATAAGTGGATGGTCGTCTTAGCGGTGTTGATCGGTTCATTTACGATGATTTTAAATAATAGTATGTTGAATCCTGCTGTTCCTCAATTGATGAAGGTATTTGGTTCTGATGCGGTGTCTACTGGATGGGTTATCACCATTTTTATGGTTACAATGGGGATGATTATGCCAGTTACAGGTTACTTAGGGGATAAGTTTGGCAAGAAACGTGTGTACTTGTTTGGGTTATCTCTCTTTGTGCTAGGGTCTGTATTAGGTTCATTTTCGTGGAATTTATCTTCTTTAATCTTTTTCCGTGGAGTACAGGGGCTTGGTGGAGGTATTATGATGCCTTTATCGATGGCGCTTATTTTTCAAACGTTTCCACGTAAGGAGAGAGGGCTTGCTACTGGAATTTGGGGTGTAGCTGCGATGATGGCGCCAACAATTGGCCCTACGTTAGGTGGTTTTATAATAGAGAAGGGTAGCTGGTATTATTTATTTTGGTGTAATGTTCCCTTCGGATTACTGGGCTTATTGATTGCTTTTATTTATGTAAAAGAGACAGAAGTAAATAAAGACATACGATTTGATAAGTATGGTTTTATTACAGTGACGATAGGTGTTGGGTTAATATTATTTGCCCTAGCTAGAGTTTCGATGCTTGAACATTTAGTGAAGCCACTTAATTTGACTATCATTATTCTTGGACTAATTAGTTTATTTATCTTCTTTAAAATAGAAAAAACACAAAAATATCCGTTATTAGATTTATCAATTTTCCGTATTTCAGCTTATACGTATAGTGTGTTAATTGCAGGGATAACGTCAATTGGGCTTTTTTCTGGGATTTTTCTTATTCCTTTCCTAGTTCAAAATGTGTATGGCTATGATGCAATTATGACAGGCTTAGTCTTTCTTCCTTCTGCATTATTAATGGGGATTGCCATGACCATTGGGGGAAGAATTTTAGATCAATACGGAGCAAGATGGGTTGTTACAACTGGGTTGTTCGTATCAGCAGTAGGTACCTTTGCTTTAAGCTTTTTAACAATGGAAACGTCACTAGTTTTTATTTTCATCATCATGGCGCTTCGTGGATTGGGAATGGGATTAAGTAGCATGCCGGCAACTACGGCAGGAATGAATGCGATTCCAGAGTCGATTGTTTCAAGAGGAGCTGCAATGAACAATGTCCTCAGGCAAATGAGCTCTGCTTTAGGAATAGTCTTTATCTCTATTTATTATGAAGTACGTAGAACAACATTGTTTGCTACTGATTTATCGGTTGAAGCTGCCAACCTACAGGCGATTAATGAAGGATTTTTACTTGTAGCTATCTTAACGGCAATCGCAGTTCCTGCTGGATATTTACTTGGTAAAAAGGAGAAAGAGCCTGTAGAAACAACAAAAACAGCTTAA
- a CDS encoding DoxX family protein, producing MFGQFLRTNKIAAGILTFLRLYIGWMWLSAGLGKVMGDFNAGGYLNGSIANPVMSGEQLVYPTYVAFLERFALPNAELFSVMVAWGEVLVGLGLILGVFTSAAAFFGVMMNFAFMFAGTVSTNPWMILFSMFILAAGANAGRFGGDRWVLPYLRQSISKKEKSYHSKVKVA from the coding sequence ATGTTTGGACAATTCTTACGTACTAATAAAATAGCAGCTGGGATTTTAACGTTCTTACGATTATATATAGGTTGGATGTGGTTATCTGCTGGACTAGGTAAAGTCATGGGAGACTTCAATGCTGGTGGTTACCTGAATGGCTCAATTGCAAATCCTGTTATGTCAGGGGAACAATTAGTGTATCCAACTTACGTAGCGTTCTTAGAGAGATTCGCTCTTCCGAACGCAGAGTTATTTAGCGTTATGGTAGCGTGGGGCGAGGTGCTTGTTGGTTTAGGACTTATTTTAGGTGTATTTACTAGTGCAGCCGCATTCTTTGGAGTGATGATGAACTTTGCCTTTATGTTTGCTGGAACTGTTTCTACTAACCCATGGATGATTCTATTCTCAATGTTCATTTTAGCAGCTGGAGCGAACGCAGGACGCTTTGGTGGTGACCGTTGGGTGTTACCATATTTACGACAATCTATTAGTAAAAAAGAGAAAAGCTATCATTCTAAAGTAAAAGTTGCTTAA
- a CDS encoding MFS transporter, translated as MKNSKVHRGWIILVVTVLNVLAGLGFGRFSFAAIIPFMREGLSISYSEAGIIASAIFLGYLVSATVVGHLVSRFSAKKVILTALAITILGMGLSSIVINFWTAYLTCFLIGIGSGGVNVASLGLVGKWFSAKYRGTALGVTNSGSSFGMVASGFLVPFLITMFPSEGWRVSWIVLAVLSIIILLINFFLLVDDPKKIGLKPVGETEGPKFSGKSSINVEEENKIVNVYKSNMIWVIGLIFFSWGFSYLIFSTFFVDYLINTVQLEKQTAGFFFSSAGFVSIVSGFLLGGLSDRIGRMPTLFIVCFIQAGILIGFALTTHQTILYIQSVIYALTLWGVPTVTVATVSEITRADKTTVAIGFITIFFGIGQWLSPIVTGYIIDATQSYTIAFYLSAFVCYLGCLGCVYVYLKQKQNKKSKVEQVEREGITS; from the coding sequence ATGAAGAATAGTAAGGTTCATAGAGGCTGGATTATTCTAGTAGTCACAGTGTTAAACGTTTTGGCAGGCTTAGGTTTTGGTCGATTCTCCTTTGCTGCGATTATTCCCTTTATGAGGGAAGGACTTTCGATAAGTTATAGCGAGGCAGGAATTATTGCCTCTGCTATTTTTTTAGGCTATTTAGTAAGTGCAACAGTTGTTGGTCATCTAGTAAGTCGTTTCTCCGCGAAAAAAGTTATCCTTACTGCTCTTGCCATTACAATTTTAGGTATGGGTCTTAGTAGTATTGTCATTAACTTCTGGACAGCATACCTTACGTGTTTTCTAATTGGTATTGGATCAGGTGGGGTTAATGTTGCTTCTTTAGGCTTAGTAGGTAAATGGTTTTCGGCTAAATATAGAGGAACTGCATTGGGTGTTACGAATTCTGGCTCGAGCTTTGGAATGGTAGCTAGTGGATTCTTAGTTCCTTTTTTAATTACGATGTTTCCTTCTGAAGGATGGCGTGTAAGCTGGATAGTGCTTGCAGTACTATCAATTATCATTCTATTAATCAACTTCTTTTTATTAGTGGATGATCCGAAGAAAATAGGGTTGAAACCAGTTGGTGAAACGGAAGGTCCTAAATTTAGCGGAAAAAGTTCGATAAATGTAGAAGAAGAAAATAAAATTGTAAATGTCTATAAAAGTAATATGATTTGGGTCATCGGTTTGATTTTCTTTTCATGGGGATTCAGTTATTTAATCTTCTCCACTTTTTTCGTTGACTATTTAATCAATACTGTACAATTAGAGAAGCAAACAGCAGGTTTTTTCTTTTCTAGTGCTGGTTTTGTCAGTATTGTTAGTGGATTCTTACTTGGGGGGCTTTCAGACAGAATAGGAAGAATGCCCACTTTATTTATCGTTTGTTTCATACAAGCGGGTATCTTGATAGGGTTTGCGCTTACTACTCACCAAACGATACTTTATATTCAGTCAGTAATTTATGCTCTGACTTTATGGGGTGTACCAACTGTTACTGTAGCAACTGTGAGCGAAATTACAAGGGCGGATAAAACTACAGTTGCGATAGGATTTATTACTATCTTTTTTGGAATAGGTCAATGGCTTTCACCTATTGTGACAGGCTATATTATTGATGCTACTCAAAGTTATACAATTGCCTTTTATTTATCAGCATTTGTATGCTATCTAGGATGTTTAGGTTGTGTTTATGTTTACTTAAAACAAAAACAGAATAAGAAGTCCAAGGTTGAACAAGTGGAAAGGGAAGGGATCACATCGTAG